The following coding sequences are from one Tolumonas lignilytica window:
- the nusG gene encoding transcription termination/antitermination protein NusG, with product MRWYVVQAFSGFEGRVAKSLKEHIKMHGMEDLFGEVLVPTEEVVEMRAGQKRKSERKFFPGYVLVQMIMNDATWHLVRNVPRVMGFIGGTSDRPAPITDKEADAILNRLQESVDKPKHKTLFEPGEVIRVSDGPFADFNGTVEEVDYDKSRLKVSVLIFGRATPVELDFSQVEKV from the coding sequence ATGCGTTGGTATGTTGTGCAGGCCTTTTCCGGTTTTGAAGGTCGTGTTGCCAAATCGCTTAAAGAACATATCAAAATGCACGGTATGGAAGATCTGTTCGGTGAGGTTTTAGTTCCTACCGAAGAAGTCGTTGAAATGCGTGCAGGGCAAAAGCGTAAAAGCGAACGTAAATTTTTTCCAGGTTATGTCCTGGTGCAAATGATTATGAATGATGCTACATGGCATTTGGTGCGTAATGTACCTCGTGTCATGGGCTTTATTGGCGGCACATCTGACCGTCCGGCGCCTATCACTGACAAAGAGGCGGATGCGATTCTGAATCGTCTGCAAGAGTCTGTTGATAAGCCAAAACATAAAACGCTCTTTGAACCAGGTGAAGTTATTCGTGTATCTGATGGTCCATTTGCCGACTTCAATGGTACTGTTGAAGAAGTAGATTACGATAAGAGCCGTCTGAAAGTTTCAGTGTTGATTTTTGGTCGTGCCACACCTGTTGAGCTCGATTTTAGTCAAGTCGAAAAAGTTTAA
- the secE gene encoding preprotein translocase subunit SecE: MNVESQNRNKSKNVALWGLVFILLAAAVVGNSVFADKSLVIRIVAVVIAFAAAAVTSLQTIQGKALLTFSRESIKEVRKVVWPTRQETIQTTLIIFAFTAVMGLFLFLIDGALIWLVQSITGMKG; encoded by the coding sequence GTGAATGTTGAGAGCCAGAACCGCAACAAAAGTAAAAACGTCGCATTGTGGGGGCTGGTTTTCATTCTTCTGGCGGCTGCGGTGGTTGGTAATTCAGTTTTTGCTGATAAATCATTAGTGATCCGTATTGTCGCAGTTGTAATTGCTTTTGCAGCAGCAGCGGTGACTTCATTGCAGACGATACAGGGTAAAGCACTGCTGACTTTTAGTCGTGAATCCATCAAGGAAGTCCGTAAAGTGGTGTGGCCTACTCGCCAGGAAACTATTCAGACAACCCTGATCATTTTTGCATTTACCGCCGTTATGGGCTTATTCTTATTCTTAATCGATGGCGCCCTAATTTGGTTGGTTCAATCTATTACCGGAATGAAGGGGTAA